The following proteins are encoded in a genomic region of Hyalangium minutum:
- a CDS encoding GH3 auxin-responsive promoter family protein yields the protein MAPSALRFQRALRRPEAAQQECLARVLRAVAGSQQAARIPGFERIVRAREFQEAVPVSTPDSVVADVERIAVGEPRVLTGAPVVRFEPSGGSSGASKKVPVTRELLGEFHQALAPMLFEMLSRRPAVRAGPSYWSISPMGRKQGRTPGGIPVGSVEDSAYFPRFLQPLLARVFAVPGAVAQLPDVESCRYVTLWFLVACEDLAFISVWNPSFLTLLMDALEVHGERLVEDLERGTCRPPGRELDEEVRAVLSRLRFSPQPERARMLRQSLKEGLSGLALWPRLALLSMWTDAQAAHAVGPARRRFEGVEIQGKGLLATEGVVTLPMFDAPAPVLAVRSHFFEFVDPERPEAFPRLAHELERGREYVVLLSTSGGLLRYRLGDLVRVEGFVGATPCLRFMGRADAVSDLVGEKLAATRVTAVLDAALPEAFGGTRPRFAMLAPEWEAPPAYRLFLETDAPDDRLTEAADAIDRALREGFHYRYARELGQLGPVRAVRVREGARSYEARCIALGQRAGDIKPTDLHRQPGWTAHFTSGDTP from the coding sequence ATGGCTCCGTCGGCGCTGCGTTTCCAGCGCGCGCTGCGGCGGCCGGAGGCGGCTCAGCAGGAGTGCCTCGCGAGAGTGCTACGGGCGGTGGCGGGCAGCCAGCAGGCCGCGCGCATCCCAGGCTTCGAGCGGATTGTCAGGGCCCGTGAGTTCCAAGAGGCCGTGCCCGTGTCCACGCCGGACTCGGTGGTTGCGGACGTGGAGCGCATCGCGGTGGGTGAGCCGCGCGTGCTCACGGGCGCTCCGGTGGTCCGGTTCGAGCCGTCGGGAGGCTCGTCGGGCGCGTCGAAGAAGGTGCCCGTCACAAGGGAGCTGCTGGGCGAGTTCCATCAGGCGCTGGCGCCCATGCTGTTCGAGATGCTCAGCCGGCGCCCTGCGGTCCGTGCGGGGCCGAGCTACTGGTCCATCTCGCCCATGGGACGGAAGCAGGGGAGAACACCGGGAGGGATTCCGGTGGGCAGTGTGGAGGACAGCGCGTACTTCCCCCGGTTCCTCCAGCCGCTGCTCGCGCGGGTGTTCGCCGTGCCGGGAGCGGTGGCCCAGTTGCCGGACGTGGAGAGCTGCCGGTACGTGACGCTCTGGTTCCTGGTGGCCTGCGAGGATCTGGCGTTCATCAGCGTGTGGAACCCGAGCTTCCTCACGCTGCTCATGGATGCGCTGGAGGTACACGGGGAGCGGCTCGTGGAGGACCTGGAGCGCGGGACGTGCCGGCCTCCAGGGCGTGAACTGGACGAAGAGGTTCGGGCCGTGCTCTCGCGGTTGCGCTTCTCGCCTCAGCCCGAGCGGGCCCGGATGCTGCGCCAGTCCCTGAAGGAAGGACTGAGTGGTCTGGCGCTCTGGCCTCGGCTCGCGCTGCTCAGCATGTGGACCGATGCCCAGGCCGCGCACGCCGTGGGACCGGCACGGCGCCGCTTCGAAGGCGTGGAGATTCAAGGCAAGGGTCTGCTGGCCACCGAGGGCGTCGTCACCCTGCCGATGTTCGATGCGCCCGCGCCCGTGCTCGCGGTGCGCAGCCACTTCTTCGAGTTCGTGGATCCCGAGCGCCCGGAGGCTTTTCCGCGCCTTGCGCATGAGCTCGAGCGGGGCCGGGAGTACGTCGTCCTGCTGTCCACGTCGGGAGGGCTGCTGCGCTACCGGCTGGGAGACCTCGTGCGGGTGGAGGGCTTCGTTGGCGCCACGCCGTGCCTGCGCTTCATGGGCCGGGCTGATGCCGTGAGTGATCTCGTGGGAGAGAAGCTCGCGGCCACCCGGGTGACCGCGGTGCTGGACGCCGCGCTCCCAGAGGCCTTCGGGGGCACGCGGCCCCGGTTCGCCATGCTCGCGCCCGAGTGGGAGGCCCCGCCCGCCTACCGCCTCTTCTTGGAGACGGACGCTCCGGACGATCGCCTCACCGAGGCGGCGGATGCCATCGACCGTGCCTTGCGCGAGGGCTTCCACTACCGCTACGCGCGGGAACTGGGGCAGCTCGGCCCGGTGCGAGCGGTGCGGGTGAGGGAAGGGGCCCGGAGCTACGAGGCGCGCTGCATCGCCCTGGGGCAGCGCGCCGGGGACATCAAACCCACCGATCTGCACCGTCAGCCCGGCTGGACGGCGCACTTCACCTCTGGAGACACCCCGTGA
- a CDS encoding TIGR02269 family lipoprotein, whose amino-acid sequence MLGAALAACASVPVAVSEEGEESEEAASFEQLCAQEGSLVALCDAGQCGMYRCREVMEDLAPAGQVRLARTGGAVLPGPGGSVQRYWGSADGLPKNAKPVFVIPWGPKPPLLPSQKKMVEELEAEWRKPHEKHHIFPQEPDLKEWFGIKGINIHEFTMPLLVEKHRSIHHPPPKGGAWNEAWRKYKDAHLNAPKEEIYRYAGQLIYEFELAGPIVPYYRQWTQPPPIGW is encoded by the coding sequence GTGCTGGGCGCCGCGCTGGCGGCGTGCGCGTCTGTACCGGTCGCTGTGAGCGAGGAAGGGGAGGAGTCAGAGGAAGCCGCCTCATTCGAGCAACTGTGCGCGCAAGAGGGCAGCTTGGTGGCTCTCTGCGATGCAGGTCAGTGCGGGATGTACCGCTGTCGGGAGGTGATGGAAGACCTCGCTCCCGCAGGGCAGGTGAGGCTGGCCCGCACGGGCGGAGCGGTGTTGCCGGGCCCTGGCGGTTCGGTGCAAAGGTATTGGGGCAGTGCGGATGGTTTGCCGAAGAATGCGAAACCGGTCTTCGTCATTCCCTGGGGGCCCAAACCGCCCCTGCTGCCCAGCCAGAAGAAGATGGTGGAGGAACTGGAGGCGGAGTGGCGAAAGCCCCACGAGAAGCACCACATCTTCCCGCAGGAGCCAGACCTCAAGGAGTGGTTCGGTATCAAGGGCATCAACATCCATGAGTTCACGATGCCGTTACTGGTCGAGAAGCATCGGAGCATTCACCATCCGCCTCCCAAGGGTGGGGCTTGGAATGAGGCGTGGCGGAAGTACAAGGACGCTCACTTGAATGCGCCGAAAGAGGAGATCTACCGGTATGCAGGACAGCTCATCTATGAGTTTGAGCTGGCGGGTCCAATCGTCCCCTATTACCGGCAGTGGACACAGCCGCCCCCGATTGGCTGGTGA
- a CDS encoding endopeptidase, with amino-acid sequence MRHAMKLTACLALLLAAVSHAIVPTKPGYNSLASKAFFKPELSLPIINTPLQTAQAKMSLRQADVWNDFFARNGKDWNVYLDVRTGSATSIQGSLPLIPGKGTGNQVTLSSLQRSLGRTVSEVTPAVVGDLIFKFIADNAAAIGVDPLQLGEPRVTQVSDVLWQISIPQQVQGVPVRHSRLAATINSGNLVLLGTEAWATTSLSIKPTKQAADAIDSAGEFLGMIETPGDLWQKPALEVLPTVRSDTQAFGQGYTHRLVWTYGFRNPGENESWQVSVDAQTGEVLAFEDSNHYLEAKVKGGIYPSTNTGICPTEATCGTMQPESPMPWADTGFAAPNNFTNGAGVYNYSGTGTAQTSLNGKYVKITDTCGAPTFSSATGSIDMGGVNNDHDCTTGGGGPGNTPAARSCFYEINKLTEQARGWLPTNTWLQGQLTANVNLTQTCNAFYSPSDGTINFYKSGGGCRNTGEIGAVFDHEWGHAIDDNDSGGALSNSSEGYADIVGIYRLQTSCVGHGFFWTTSDGCGQTADGTGYNVDESQVSGQPWCATDCSGVRDADYAKHNPATPQTPQNFVCPRCSSGTGPCGKQVHCAAGPTRQAAWDFVSRDLRAAPFNYDANTAFVVANKVFYQGSGNVGTWHGCDCTANTADGCGATNGYMQWLAADDDDGNLANGTPHMTAIYAAFNRHGIACSTPTAVTSGCAAGPSSAPSAFATPNEGSVSLSWNSVGGASSYWVMKTEGFAGCNFGKANIATVTGTSYTDPEVANGRQYCYSVVAAGSNASCYSPASTCTCVTPACAPPSSLPAAVGPSDGSTAVDFYATLDWSDVEGTRYEVQVATDAAFTHVVRSAQGLTTSQWSITPGLPPTATHYWRVRAVTSCGGASTWSAPASFTTRECLTLSAPSATSPSNGATGVATTPSLDWSTVSMASEYDVQVALDPNFSTVVGSATNLNDSVWTVSPALSPNTVYYWRARAKDLCGPSAYTSASFTTANLCSPSSATYNPNFKAPYCAPGCGCDTGTLVRGRGNTGGGGFETNAPNTLNASCADGNTGTFHVDESIDKLVLKTLDRGTIVPGKQVQLDVTAWCQSSTDRVDLYYTTNAASPSWTALATNLACTGSGSKVFSKTFNVGSTAGVHAIRAQIRYGGLLNTCSAGSYNERDDLAFTVATPQTQTASLK; translated from the coding sequence ATGCGCCACGCCATGAAGTTGACCGCCTGTCTCGCGCTGCTGCTCGCAGCGGTGAGCCATGCGATCGTCCCCACCAAGCCCGGGTACAACTCGCTTGCGAGCAAGGCCTTCTTCAAGCCCGAGCTGTCACTGCCCATCATCAACACCCCACTCCAGACCGCTCAGGCGAAGATGTCTTTGCGTCAGGCGGATGTGTGGAATGACTTCTTCGCGCGCAACGGGAAGGACTGGAATGTCTACCTGGATGTGCGCACGGGCTCGGCCACGTCCATCCAGGGCTCCCTGCCGCTCATCCCCGGCAAGGGCACGGGCAACCAGGTGACGCTCAGCAGCCTCCAGCGGTCGCTCGGGCGCACCGTCTCCGAGGTGACCCCCGCGGTGGTGGGAGACCTCATCTTCAAGTTCATCGCGGACAACGCGGCGGCCATCGGTGTGGACCCGCTGCAGCTGGGCGAGCCGCGCGTGACGCAGGTGTCGGACGTGCTGTGGCAGATCTCCATCCCGCAGCAAGTCCAGGGCGTGCCGGTGCGGCACTCGCGCCTGGCGGCCACCATCAACAGCGGCAACCTCGTGCTGCTGGGCACCGAGGCCTGGGCCACCACGAGCCTCTCCATCAAGCCGACGAAGCAGGCCGCGGACGCCATCGACTCCGCGGGTGAGTTCCTCGGCATGATCGAGACGCCGGGAGACCTGTGGCAGAAGCCCGCGCTGGAGGTGCTCCCCACGGTCCGCTCGGACACTCAGGCCTTCGGCCAGGGCTACACCCACCGGCTCGTGTGGACCTATGGCTTCCGCAACCCCGGCGAGAACGAGTCGTGGCAGGTGTCCGTGGATGCGCAGACGGGCGAGGTGCTCGCCTTCGAGGACTCCAACCACTACCTCGAGGCCAAGGTGAAGGGCGGCATCTACCCGTCCACCAATACCGGCATCTGCCCGACGGAGGCGACGTGCGGCACGATGCAGCCGGAGTCCCCCATGCCGTGGGCGGACACGGGCTTCGCGGCGCCGAACAACTTCACCAACGGCGCCGGCGTCTACAACTACTCCGGCACCGGCACCGCGCAGACCTCGCTCAACGGCAAGTACGTGAAGATCACCGACACGTGCGGCGCGCCGACGTTCAGCTCGGCCACGGGCAGCATCGACATGGGCGGCGTGAACAACGACCACGACTGCACCACGGGCGGCGGCGGGCCGGGCAACACGCCCGCGGCGCGCTCGTGCTTCTATGAAATCAACAAGCTGACCGAGCAGGCTCGCGGCTGGCTGCCCACCAACACGTGGCTGCAGGGGCAGCTCACCGCCAACGTGAACCTCACGCAGACGTGCAACGCGTTCTACAGCCCCAGCGACGGCACGATTAACTTCTACAAGAGCGGCGGCGGCTGCCGGAACACGGGTGAGATTGGCGCGGTGTTCGACCACGAGTGGGGCCACGCCATCGACGACAACGACTCGGGCGGCGCGCTGAGCAACTCGAGCGAGGGCTACGCGGACATCGTCGGCATCTACCGCCTGCAGACCTCGTGCGTGGGCCACGGCTTCTTCTGGACGACCAGCGACGGGTGCGGCCAGACGGCGGACGGCACGGGCTACAACGTGGACGAGTCCCAGGTGTCCGGCCAGCCGTGGTGCGCCACGGACTGCTCGGGCGTGCGCGACGCGGACTACGCCAAGCACAACCCCGCCACCCCGCAGACGCCGCAGAACTTCGTCTGCCCGCGGTGCAGCTCCGGGACTGGCCCGTGCGGCAAGCAGGTGCACTGCGCCGCCGGCCCCACGCGCCAGGCCGCCTGGGACTTCGTGTCCCGCGACTTGCGCGCCGCGCCCTTCAACTATGACGCGAACACCGCCTTCGTGGTGGCCAACAAGGTCTTCTACCAGGGCAGCGGCAACGTGGGCACGTGGCACGGCTGCGACTGCACCGCCAACACCGCGGACGGCTGCGGCGCCACCAACGGCTACATGCAGTGGCTGGCGGCGGATGACGACGACGGCAACCTGGCCAACGGCACCCCGCACATGACGGCCATCTACGCGGCCTTCAACCGCCACGGCATCGCCTGCAGCACGCCCACGGCGGTCACCAGCGGCTGCGCCGCGGGCCCGTCCTCGGCGCCCTCCGCGTTCGCCACGCCGAACGAGGGCTCGGTGAGCCTGAGCTGGAACTCGGTGGGCGGCGCCAGCTCCTACTGGGTGATGAAGACGGAGGGCTTCGCCGGCTGCAACTTCGGCAAGGCCAACATCGCCACCGTCACCGGCACCAGCTACACGGACCCCGAGGTCGCCAACGGCCGGCAGTACTGCTACTCCGTGGTGGCCGCGGGCTCGAACGCCTCGTGCTACAGCCCGGCCAGCACGTGCACCTGCGTGACGCCGGCCTGCGCTCCGCCGTCCTCGCTGCCCGCAGCCGTGGGGCCCTCGGATGGCAGCACCGCCGTGGACTTCTACGCGACGCTCGACTGGAGCGACGTGGAGGGCACCCGCTACGAGGTGCAGGTGGCCACGGACGCGGCCTTCACCCATGTGGTGCGCTCCGCGCAGGGGCTGACCACCAGCCAGTGGTCCATCACCCCGGGCCTGCCGCCCACCGCCACGCACTACTGGCGTGTGCGCGCCGTCACCTCGTGCGGTGGCGCCAGCACCTGGTCCGCTCCGGCCTCCTTCACCACGCGCGAGTGCCTCACCCTGAGCGCGCCGTCGGCCACCAGCCCGTCCAACGGGGCCACCGGTGTGGCGACGACGCCCAGCCTCGACTGGAGCACCGTGTCGATGGCCTCCGAGTATGACGTGCAGGTGGCGCTCGACCCCAACTTCTCCACCGTGGTGGGTTCCGCGACGAACCTGAACGACAGCGTGTGGACGGTGTCCCCGGCCCTGAGCCCGAACACCGTGTACTACTGGCGTGCGCGCGCGAAGGACCTCTGCGGCCCGAGCGCCTACACCTCGGCCAGCTTCACCACGGCCAACCTGTGCTCGCCGTCCTCCGCCACCTACAACCCCAACTTCAAAGCGCCGTACTGCGCCCCTGGCTGTGGTTGCGACACCGGCACCCTGGTCCGCGGCCGTGGCAACACGGGCGGCGGTGGCTTCGAGACGAACGCGCCGAACACCCTCAACGCCTCGTGCGCGGACGGCAACACCGGCACGTTCCACGTGGATGAGAGCATCGACAAGCTGGTGCTGAAGACGCTGGACCGCGGCACCATCGTCCCGGGCAAGCAGGTGCAGCTGGACGTGACGGCGTGGTGCCAGAGCTCCACGGACCGCGTGGACCTGTACTACACGACCAATGCGGCTTCGCCCTCGTGGACCGCCCTGGCCACGAACCTGGCCTGCACGGGCTCGGGCTCGAAGGTGTTCTCCAAGACCTTCAACGTGGGGAGCACGGCGGGCGTGCACGCCATTCGCGCGCAGATCCGCTACGGCGGCCTGCTGAACACCTGCTCCGCCGGCAGCTACAACGAGCGCGATGACCTGGCCTTCACGGTCGCCACGCCGCAGACGCAGACGGCCTCGCTGAAGTAG
- a CDS encoding SRPBCC domain-containing protein codes for MMTTPTPGQKEGFMQLEVDSSSTEEAVIIMRRTFDAPRELVWATLTDPKHVVKWYGGHGFENPVCEMDVRPGGRWRHVMRTPDGNEFPMEFIFIEVVKPEKLVWGSAASPEQLGAGPHNNIITVTLEEAGRQTKWKMVARFHSLADREMAVQMGFATVLGQGTEKFDALLKTLVRS; via the coding sequence ATGATGACCACTCCCACCCCAGGCCAGAAGGAAGGCTTCATGCAGCTCGAGGTCGACAGCTCCTCCACCGAGGAGGCCGTGATCATCATGCGCCGCACGTTCGACGCCCCGCGCGAGCTGGTGTGGGCCACGCTCACGGATCCGAAGCACGTGGTGAAGTGGTACGGCGGCCATGGCTTCGAGAACCCGGTGTGCGAGATGGACGTGCGCCCCGGTGGCCGCTGGCGCCATGTCATGCGCACTCCGGACGGCAACGAGTTCCCCATGGAGTTCATCTTCATCGAGGTGGTGAAGCCCGAGAAGCTGGTGTGGGGGAGTGCCGCCTCCCCGGAGCAGCTGGGCGCGGGTCCCCACAACAACATCATCACCGTGACCCTGGAGGAGGCAGGCCGGCAGACGAAGTGGAAGATGGTGGCTCGCTTCCACTCCTTGGCGGACCGGGAGATGGCGGTCCAGATGGGCTTCGCCACCGTGCTGGGCCAGGGCACCGAGAAGTTCGACGCGCTGCTCAAGACGCTCGTGCGAAGCTGA
- a CDS encoding aromatic ring-hydroxylating oxygenase subunit alpha, protein MRNSLHLAPSGEPVLAVDLEAEADLNRCGALRDYWYVACRSPELTTKKPLARTILGLNLVLFRDEQGKPTALRDRCLHRNARLSAGATFDGKLGCPYHGWVYDAAGNVVEVPSLGPSQRGEVLDERVHVRSGLTVEPCELGRLQRFETREQDGLIYVFMGEDVWKARAEPFRVPYWGHPDWTVYFMVTRFPNGVTNLVENFMDVPHTVFVHSKWFRNRARKRVPATVKRSGGSVLVTYKQDQDAVSGMGRIFNPSGLPMFHTDHYFVPNITRVDYMWGEHGFVINSQVTPVGPTDSWVYTAISFRLPFELPGRVVGRFMAPIIKWYTTQVILQDVEIMRVQREGLLNGPGGGVFKSTEADLLHADIEAYRRWLREGGQGPGPTDEERDIVFWI, encoded by the coding sequence GTGAGGAACTCGCTGCACCTCGCGCCCTCTGGCGAGCCCGTGCTCGCCGTCGACCTGGAGGCCGAGGCCGACCTGAACCGCTGTGGCGCGCTGAGGGACTACTGGTACGTGGCGTGCCGCTCGCCCGAGCTCACGACGAAGAAGCCGCTGGCGCGGACCATTCTGGGCCTCAACCTCGTGCTCTTCCGAGACGAGCAGGGGAAGCCCACGGCGCTGCGGGACCGGTGCCTCCACCGCAACGCGCGGCTGTCGGCGGGGGCCACCTTCGACGGGAAGCTGGGGTGCCCGTACCACGGCTGGGTGTACGACGCGGCGGGGAACGTGGTGGAGGTGCCCTCGCTCGGGCCGTCTCAGCGGGGCGAGGTGCTCGACGAGCGCGTGCATGTGCGGTCGGGGCTCACGGTGGAGCCGTGCGAGCTGGGGCGGCTGCAGCGCTTCGAGACGCGGGAGCAGGACGGGCTCATCTACGTCTTCATGGGCGAGGACGTGTGGAAGGCGCGAGCCGAGCCGTTCCGGGTGCCGTACTGGGGGCACCCGGACTGGACGGTGTACTTCATGGTGACGCGGTTCCCGAACGGGGTGACGAACCTCGTCGAGAACTTCATGGACGTGCCGCACACGGTGTTCGTGCACTCGAAGTGGTTCCGGAATCGAGCGCGCAAGCGGGTGCCGGCGACGGTGAAGCGCTCAGGCGGGAGCGTGCTGGTCACCTACAAGCAGGACCAGGACGCGGTGAGCGGCATGGGGCGCATCTTCAACCCGAGCGGGCTGCCCATGTTCCATACGGACCACTACTTCGTCCCGAACATCACCCGCGTGGATTACATGTGGGGCGAGCATGGGTTCGTGATCAACTCACAGGTGACGCCGGTGGGGCCCACGGACAGCTGGGTGTACACGGCCATCAGCTTCCGGCTGCCGTTCGAGCTGCCGGGCCGGGTGGTGGGCCGGTTCATGGCGCCGATCATCAAGTGGTACACGACACAGGTCATCCTGCAGGACGTGGAGATCATGCGCGTGCAGCGCGAGGGTTTGCTCAACGGTCCCGGCGGCGGCGTCTTCAAGAGCACCGAGGCGGACCTGCTGCACGCGGACATCGAGGCCTACCGCCGGTGGCTGCGCGAGGGCGGGCAAGGTCCGGGGCCCACAGACGAGGAACGGGACATCGTCTTCTGGATCTGA
- a CDS encoding ArsR/SmtB family transcription factor has protein sequence MQTDPLSATLFALADPTRRAILAQLAAGDATVKELAKPYDMSLAAVSKHLKVLESAGLISRGRDAQWRPCHLEAKPMQAVSEWLEEYRRFWERSLDSLAEYLQVIQQADSAPAPSSSPAPSPAVRPPARKKPRR, from the coding sequence ATGCAGACCGACCCACTCAGCGCCACGCTCTTTGCCCTGGCTGATCCGACGCGGCGAGCGATCCTGGCCCAGCTTGCGGCGGGCGACGCCACCGTGAAGGAGCTGGCCAAGCCCTACGACATGAGCCTCGCGGCTGTGTCCAAGCACCTCAAGGTGCTGGAGAGCGCGGGCCTCATCTCCCGAGGCCGGGATGCGCAGTGGCGGCCGTGTCACCTCGAGGCGAAGCCGATGCAGGCCGTGTCCGAGTGGCTCGAGGAGTACCGGCGCTTCTGGGAGCGCAGCCTCGACAGCCTCGCGGAGTACCTCCAGGTGATTCAGCAGGCCGACTCCGCCCCCGCGCCTTCCTCTTCACCCGCTCCCTCACCCGCAGTCCGGCCCCCCGCCAGAAAGAAGCCACGCAGATGA
- a CDS encoding MATE family efflux transporter yields MSETPQGLWASVKEALKGSDHDYDYTEGSLRRAIFLLAVPMVLETVMESIFAVVDVFVVGRLGADAIATVGLTEALFTIIYAVAMGLSIGATAMVARRIGEKDPDQAARTAVQAIGLGIFLGVPVSLAGSYFSRDLLALMGGSPWVLEHGVRYTQVAMVGMMSVVLLFLINAIFRGAGDAAIAMRVLWLANIINILLAPTLVFGWGPFPEMGVFGAGLATTLGRSTGVLYQFVCLARGRGHLRVRWEHVRLEPQTMLTMLRLSGLGMLQAFIGTSSWVVLARIVSSFGSAAVAGYTIAMRLVMFALLPSWGLGNAAATLVGQSLGAKKPERGEQAVWTAARYNAVFLGSIGVLFILLAEPIVGSFTQDGPAAAYGVSSLRIVSSGFLFYAFGMVLEQAFNGAGDTTTPTLINLGCFWVMELPMAWVLANPLQLGPNGAFLAITLSYGLLAMVSVWFFRRGRWKLREV; encoded by the coding sequence ATGTCAGAAACACCTCAGGGCCTCTGGGCCTCCGTCAAAGAAGCCCTCAAAGGCTCGGACCACGACTACGACTACACCGAGGGCTCCCTCCGCCGCGCCATCTTCCTCCTCGCCGTCCCCATGGTCCTCGAGACGGTCATGGAGTCCATCTTCGCCGTGGTCGACGTCTTCGTCGTCGGCCGCCTCGGCGCCGATGCCATCGCCACCGTCGGCCTCACCGAGGCCCTCTTCACCATCATCTATGCCGTCGCCATGGGGCTCAGCATCGGCGCCACCGCCATGGTCGCCCGCCGCATCGGTGAGAAGGACCCCGACCAGGCCGCGCGCACCGCCGTTCAAGCCATCGGCCTCGGTATCTTCCTGGGCGTCCCCGTCTCCCTGGCCGGATCCTACTTCTCCCGGGATCTATTGGCCCTCATGGGAGGCTCCCCCTGGGTGCTCGAGCACGGCGTGCGCTACACCCAAGTGGCGATGGTGGGAATGATGAGCGTCGTCCTCCTCTTCCTCATCAACGCCATCTTCCGAGGCGCCGGAGATGCCGCCATCGCCATGCGCGTGCTGTGGCTGGCCAACATCATCAACATCCTCCTCGCCCCCACGCTCGTCTTTGGCTGGGGACCCTTCCCAGAAATGGGCGTCTTCGGAGCGGGCCTCGCCACCACGCTGGGACGCAGCACGGGCGTGCTGTACCAGTTCGTGTGTCTGGCCCGCGGCCGAGGCCACCTCCGCGTGCGCTGGGAGCATGTCAGGCTGGAGCCTCAGACCATGCTCACCATGCTGCGGCTGTCCGGCCTCGGCATGCTTCAGGCCTTCATCGGCACGTCGAGCTGGGTGGTGCTGGCCCGTATCGTCTCCTCCTTCGGTAGCGCCGCCGTCGCTGGCTACACCATCGCCATGCGTCTGGTCATGTTCGCCCTGTTGCCCTCGTGGGGACTGGGCAATGCCGCCGCCACGCTCGTGGGCCAGAGTCTCGGCGCCAAGAAGCCCGAGCGCGGCGAGCAGGCCGTCTGGACCGCTGCCCGCTACAACGCCGTCTTCCTCGGCAGCATCGGGGTTCTCTTCATCCTGCTGGCCGAGCCCATTGTGGGCTCTTTCACCCAGGATGGCCCCGCCGCGGCTTACGGCGTGTCGAGCCTGCGCATCGTCAGCTCGGGCTTTCTCTTCTACGCCTTCGGCATGGTGCTCGAGCAGGCCTTCAACGGCGCGGGCGACACGACGACGCCCACGCTCATCAACCTCGGTTGCTTCTGGGTCATGGAACTGCCGATGGCCTGGGTGCTCGCCAATCCGCTCCAGCTGGGTCCCAACGGCGCGTTCCTCGCCATCACCCTCAGCTATGGCCTCCTTGCCATGGTGAGCGTGTGGTTCTTCCGCCGAGGTCGCTGGAAGCTCCGCGAGGTGTAG
- a CDS encoding double-CXXCG motif protein — MRYYWIRDVPEPRYSGSYSATNRWTLPGVNCPLCHAVWGGMSDSYPSVDLSHLPDQAKYSARLEEGYAEFERLREQVRPLVPPGVPLWPGTKFGPLVGTARGEFGPFFMYYPWLLLMKGEALRTLQAEGVQGLKGCRTLLRFRKKDPPELLELELLPRGHVHPDCLPEPPPPPCEKCGRIGWSRPDELILRAESLPQDLDIFRLEDFLTAIIASERFVDAARRQGFEQDLVFRELQIR, encoded by the coding sequence ATGAGGTATTACTGGATCAGGGACGTCCCAGAGCCGCGATACTCCGGTTCTTACAGCGCCACGAATCGGTGGACGCTCCCGGGAGTGAACTGCCCCCTGTGTCATGCCGTCTGGGGCGGGATGTCGGACTCCTATCCCTCGGTGGACCTGTCCCACTTGCCGGATCAGGCGAAGTACTCGGCACGGCTGGAGGAGGGCTATGCCGAGTTCGAGCGGCTGCGCGAGCAGGTGCGCCCGCTGGTGCCGCCCGGTGTTCCTCTGTGGCCAGGAACCAAGTTCGGTCCTCTCGTGGGCACGGCTCGTGGTGAGTTCGGTCCGTTCTTCATGTACTACCCGTGGCTGCTGTTGATGAAGGGCGAGGCCTTGAGGACCTTGCAAGCCGAGGGAGTCCAGGGCCTCAAGGGTTGTAGAACGCTCCTGCGCTTCCGCAAGAAGGACCCACCCGAGTTGCTGGAACTCGAACTGCTGCCTCGGGGACACGTGCATCCGGACTGCCTGCCGGAGCCTCCCCCTCCTCCTTGCGAGAAGTGTGGCCGCATCGGCTGGTCGCGCCCGGATGAACTCATCCTGCGCGCCGAGTCTCTTCCCCAGGACCTAGACATCTTCCGCCTGGAGGACTTCCTGACGGCCATCATCGCCTCCGAGCGCTTCGTCGACGCCGCCCGGCGTCAGGGATTTGAGCAGGACCTCGTCTTTCGCGAGCTTCAAATCCGGTAG